In the genome of Budorcas taxicolor isolate Tak-1 chromosome 7, Takin1.1, whole genome shotgun sequence, the window TAGTGGCTCTGTTGGGAACTGCACCTGTCCACGGTCTGGGCCAGGCCCAGCAGTTGCCATGCTAAGTCCTAAGGCATAGGCATATGTATGTAAGTCATGGGGAGATAGGCCTGTGCAAGGACAGCATTTTTTGGTTGTGGTGTATGACTATGAATTCACCCTCTGTTTACAGATAACTCTCTTCACTATTCctaggaggaaaaagaaatgcattcgGTACTTACCCGGAGAAGGCCGCTGCCCCAGCCCCGTTCCTTCCGATGACAGTGCTCTAGGCTGCCCCAGGTCCCCAACTCCCCAGGATTCGCCCTCGTACCTCCTGctgccccacctccccacagAACTGCTTGCTAGCCCTGCAGAACCAGCGCCTACATCACCAGGCCTCTCAGCCACTCTCAGCCTCTCAGCCCCCTCAGAGCGACCAGCAGAGTACACAGGTACAGCAACAGGAATCTCAGAGACAGGCAGCCTAGTATGCACAGGACACAtggcttcctccaggggctcACCCTCTGAGAGGAGACGACAGAGTCCCAAAGCAGGTGGAAACCGGCCAGGGGGCCTGTTGGCTCCCTCCCACAGCTCAGGCCCTGGAGATTTCAGAGTCTGCACAACTTCTGCCTAAACCTGGGGCCCTCAATTCAAACTGCTCCAAGTGATGGGAATCAGATCTGTGTTGTGTCATTTCGTCAGGGGCATCCCCCATGCCTAGGGCAggctccctccctctgtcttgaCAGCCAGATGCCCCTGCCCCCCCTTGCTTTTCCTCTATAGGTCATAGATGGACTGGACTGAGCCCAGCTGCTTTCCGTACTCATCCCCTCCACCACTGCCCCACCTTCCCTGTACCAGATACTTCATGGACCAAGAACCAGCTGGTTTACCAAACAACATGTAAGCATGGTCACAACCACAAAGCTCAAGATGACACTGCTTCTCTCTTAAGGGCCTGGAGAAGCCCTGTTTACAGAAATCCATCTGCTATCTGTAAGCTGAACCAAGGGAAGCTTCTGCCCACATTCTTTTTAGCAGCTTTCAATAAGTGAATGGAATAGGTTAGATTTAGGCCTATCAGCCCAGCAACTGGAATAACCTGACACTACCTTACAGGCAAGTGTGGGTGGTGAGCGTTTGTGGCTATAGTTCAAATTACTTGGAAATGTTTCCTGAGAAATTCAACCCcctaaggtgaaggtgaagtcgctcagtcgtgtccgactctttgcgaccccgtggactgtaacctactagaaGCCCTGATACCTAATGCCCTAGTCACTGGTTCAAGTCAGTTGTGGCTCAAAACCAGTGTGCATCCTTCCCCACTTCTGACAGCCTTGTCCACAGATCCAGTTCTAGCTTATCCACATCAGTCTAGCCAGCTCTTTAGACAGCTGTAAGAAAGGGCAAACCAAACCTCAGGACAGCCAGTACCTATTTTCCAGCGTGTAAGCAGGCCAGCTTCAGTTTCCCTATGGGGCTGCAGGAAGGAAGACCATACAACTAAAGCAGGAGCCCAGAAAACCTCTAGTGGTGAACATCGGGTTTTCACCACAGCCTACTTTAACCCATTTCTGAGCCAAGCTTCAACCCTGagccttaaaaaacaaacatttaatttaatttagtttttttttctttttgcctccacTTTACTGTACGTAGCCTGAATCCAAAGAGAAAGGGCTATCCTTgtacccacacacacccctcaacAAAAGCCTAGTTCCTACTTTAGCCACTGGCTTCTCAGAATCCAAAGATCGTATGTTCTAGTGTAGTGCTGCAAGAAGTCTTGAGAGAAAAAAGGACCATTGTAATATTCAAGATATTTTTGTATTGTTAATGCATATCACAGAAAAACTTTGATATGAGAATAAAGATACTTTTTACTGGgtttctttttcaaatcctgcctctgaaCAATAAGCTGTTTCACTGACAGTAAGCCACTTGTTTCTTTTCCACAGTCACAAAACTGTGGGTTTCTTCTCTACTATGGTACACACGTTCAAGACCTTGAGCCAGGGATTTACTCTGGTCACCTCTCCTGAAGGGGCTTGGGGCCTGCTCCAACCTAGAGAGCTCATGGTAGGTATACAGCCCCCATTCCAAGCTGCGATCATAACCCTGCTGGTCCTCTGACCTCACACTGATGCAGACACAGGCCAACCTGCCCCCATTGCTTATACGGGGATGGATTGGAAACTGCCACCCACAGCCCCTAAATCAACCCAACCAGAAACAGGCACACATCACTGGGCTCAATTTCCCTCTGAAGGCAAAGAGAAGACAAGTGCATATCCTATTCTAAGAAAAACATGAACACAAAACAATCTTTTATAACTTGGTATCATCGTAAAATCCAAAAGACGGGTATTTTAAGCACCCTTTCCTCCCAAAGACTGGCAAGATGTGTGATGTATTTCCTgaagtattcatttttttaatgttaatttatttctttgactgCACCGGGTaattagttgaggcatgcaggaactttagttgcggcatgtgggatctagttccctgaccggggatggaACCGGTGCCCCCACCcttgagagtgcagagtcttagccactagaccaccagggaagcccctgaagtaTTCATTTTATACAAAACCTCTGAAGTTACAGAGCCAGCTCAAAAGGTCAGTCAACCATTAGATACAAATGGTGACCAAGATTTGTCACAATAGCCAGCTGCTGGGCCACCATCATGTTTTACAATTTTCACTTAATGCAGTTAATTTTTtggactttatattttaaaatataaagtcatCTTCCAGGGTAGTATCTATTGAAGTAGGCCACTGGAAGTTGTAATCCTAGACTTGCTTTTTTCTGGGTGCTAGAGGAGACCAGCCATTCTCTTGACATCTGTCCCATTTAAAGAAATCCACTCTGGCTACTGGCCTAGTTGTTTCAAAAAACCGCATTTTAACCAAGGCTTATGCAAGACCGGGTTGCTGCATCTGATCTGGTGTCTTATTTAAAAGCACACGGGATACATAACAATGCACTCTTTGTGTATGTGAGGGTAAAGAGGAAAGCTTTGGCAACATTCTTAAAATCGAACcagccttaaaaataaaaatttaaaaaaaaacctgacttCAAAGAGGAAACTCAAATCTTCAGAGATCATACCAGCACATTCCTGTGAGGCCACAGGGTGACTTGAGAGTGTAGCCTCAAATTCAATTTCAAATATCACAGCAGTCCCACCTCATTTCCAGCCAAAAACTAGTCATCTTCTGAGATATTTCTGAGATACCCAAACTTCCCTTACAGATTCCTAGACAACTGGCAGATTTGCTTGAAATACAGAGCTTGTTCCATCCCCTGCTAAAGCTGCTCCCCCTGCCCTCCCGGGCTCAGAACACTCGGTGAGGGCTCTGCCCAACAAGCTAGCAGGATCTCCCCAAGCCTCCCAAATAGACGATATTCCCCCCCTCTATATGAAGCCCTGTGGCTTAACTTCAGAACTGCAACGACATTTTGAACAGCCCAGAAGCTATGCTGCCCAACCTTATTCAGTGTTAAGCCTGGCTTAAATGGTTCTCTACACTGTTCTAAAGCAGAAAGGCTATTAGTTCCTGCATGCAATTCTAGGGGGAAAAAACTGCACACAGAGTGGGCAAGGGTAACACAGACTTGCCAGGCCTATAAGATGTGAAACCAAAAACTaattcattatattaaaaaagCTAAACTGCCTTTTCTGTCAGGTTAGAAAAGCTGTTTTACTGTAACTGCTTCAAGTCTCTAGAGAGCTTTAAGAGTTCACCAcaggcgcttcccaggtggcgcaagtggtaaagaacccacctgcctaagcaggagaccagggtttgatgcctatctcaggaagatcccctgagggcaCGGCAAATGCCTAGAGAaccctttggacagaggagcctggcgggctacagtctgtggggtcacaaagactcagacacaactgagcacacttaCACACATGGGTTCTTGAAACAGCCAGTCAGCAAAGCAGAAACTGGTTCCTAGGTTGTGTCACCCCCCAATCCCAACTATTCTAATCACCCATTTCAGACCTCAAATCACCATGGACCTCAGGCTCTCTATATTGGTCTGCTTGTCCACAGTGGGCAGTGGGGGTCTCAGAGGAGCCCTAACTGAATATACGCAGGGAGTACAGCAGGGAGAGGTACAGAGAAAACTTCATAAGCCCTGAGTCACACATGCCCAGTGACTCACTGCCACCATCCTTCTCCAGCTAGTTCCAGACTAAGAATTAGCATGACGTCATGCTATCCAACAAGTTACAATATAGACAGATTTTGCTTAATTAATTCCAGCAGCAGGTATGTACAAACAATTGTAGAATAAACAAATCACAGTATAATGCCACTCTGGGATCTCTAACTTTTGTAAGGGATACCTCTGtgaatctttggaaaaatatcaaaaCTAAGTAATATCTACTTTGTATATTAAACATGAATTTATGAAGGCAAGCTAATAATAGCACTTCAAAAGAGGTTAAGAATTCTTAGAGGGCATATATCCTTAAGCATCAACTCACCAACAGCACTACACTTCAGCGAGCTACTGTTTTCAACTTATCCAAAACCACACAGGTCCTAAGAGGCAGAGGCAAGACTCCAGCCTCACAGCTTGACTTCATACTACAGAATTAGCTCAGAATAACTCGGAAATGAGAAGGCAGACAGGTTGACAGGTTTGCTGTTATGCTGTGGGAAAGGGCCCCTCACTTTCTTTGGATAAAAATAAGAGGCTGGAAGACTGGTAGACACATTCAAGAAATGATGAGTATAGAGCAGAAAGAGGGAAAAGGTTAGGTAAGTGCTGCAGCCAGTTTGAAGGGCCTCTTAATGGTGTCGGTAAATTGCCTGTTTTCTTAGATGAGCTGTCAGATCTCTATTAAACATGATTTAAAGACTATGGCCAAGGTCTACAGAAAGTCAGGAAGGGAATAATTATATTGTCTGTCCACTCAATCTTACATATTCAGAAAGACCTTTCTCTTCTGGGAAATAGAAATGAGACACTCTAGCTAGACTGAATGCTGCTACCTTCCCCACTAAAACCAGCACAAATGGAAAAACAGCTTAATTCCTGAGTAAACGGAATCAGGGATCCAGAAGTAGTCAAAGGGTTGGCATTCTGTTTCTGTGAAGGGCCactgagtaaatattttaggctttttggTCAGGTATAGTCTTTGGTGTGTCAGTTATTcctctggataaggaaatggcaccccactgcagcattcttgcctggagaatcccatggacagaggagcctggcaggctatagtctatagagtcacaaagagtcagatatgactaagcgcacacacactATTGTAAAGGTAGATATGAGACAAATAAGAGAGGAAATAAAGGCAAACTACTGTTCagtaatgatctgagccacaagagcTACACGAAGGGAACACATTAAAACTACATGTGGATACAGATAATTCTAAAGTAAGAAAAACAGGGAgcacaaggaagaaagaaaattaaaaatttgtgaGCTATCTCAAACTACCAAGAAAAACTTAATTCAGCCATAAGTGAGAGGCTGGAAACCAGAGCAGAGCAGTTTGGAGTACACCAGTAAAAAACTGAGCCAGCGGTTCCCCTGAATGGTATCAATGACAATTAGAAGAGTCAGAAGTCTATCAGAACCTTAGTTATGTAAGCAGCCTCCAGAGAACTAGGACAAGAACTGCCTCCAAGTCTTTTCCAACTAAACAACCACACACAAATTTAACTCTTTCAATATTAAGAGAAACATTTAAGTACACAAAAATCAAACCATTTACTACCTACTAGGTAACTTTATTGAAAGTATCTTGCATTCATGACGGATGCTTTCTGGGTTATGCCACACATTTTACCATTAAAGGTTAAATTATTTTCTACATGCAAGTAGTATGAATAGTTTTCCCCACATGGGATCACTGATTATAAAAAGATGACACACCACATAGGCTATCTTTTTTAACTGAAAAGCTAGCAAACTAATTATTATATCTCCTCCCAAACCACAAACTGAGTAGTAACTGAGCCTTCAAAGCTGAGaggattaaaaatgcaaaaataagccCTCAGATCCAATTAAGGAAGCCCTGCTACATACAGGCTAGTGAATACCAGGGGTACTTACTCCTCCAGGAAGATTAAAGACACTCTGATAACCCCACTCAAAGCATTTACCTCAAGTAGCCTTTATCCAGTTTCCAATTGAATAAAGATAATACATTGTTAAATTCTATTTCAGAAGGTTTTTTGCAAGTTGCTTTATTTACAACACCAACTTTAAAAGTCACTGAACTAAAATTAACTGGACAATAAACTAGGCagaaattgctttacaaaaagGGAAAGCCCAAAATGCCACTTTCTATAGGGAACCCACAGTTCAATTTTAttcagagcaaagaaaagaaactttcaaTCATACTAGAAGAAACTGGGCCTTAAGTTTGGGAACTGTACTGAAACTACACATGCAATGAGGACAACATTCTGCTAATACAATTGACTTGCTGCTGCATTTGTTGACTGTTTTTCTAATATTAACAATTATAAACAAAGCAGTGCAACTAGTATTTGGAGTAATCCTTACAGTGTTACAGCGTTAGACATGAAATTTCACTTCTCCTCACACCACTGGTTCTCTTTGCGTACCTAGAAGAGACAGATATAAGGAAGTACCTTAAGTAGTCTTTACTAAAACCACTACTCATCAATAGCCTGTGAGGTAGATTAGAAAGACAGACTgaaaactaggggaaaaaaaacaggttAAGAGTATACTTTCAGGTTgccattctttccttcctgctttTTTATTGTGCCCTGCTGAGATTatcaaaaaaagcaaagacaattgGCAGTTACAGCTTTAGTCATGACCTGTGTCAACAAAATCATTCTgatctattcattcatttcttctcagTATACCGGTTATCCTGGCATACAATCCACAGGGCCTGCTCTTCTGAAGTAAAATATTGATGGTTTACATGTAAGGTCCCAAGTCCAAAACTAGTAACTGCTAAGGAACAAACATCAAACTGCACTATAAGAACTAACTGTTGTTATGCTTATAAAAGATCAGTATCATCTAAGTGCTTAGACTGAGACCAGTATATTTTTAGCATACCAAAGGGACCTATTTCCCCTCAAGTAAGGTAAAGACTCATTGATATAAACACCTCTATTCCTAGCATGCTAtgggtttttagtttctttaaaagcATTTGATTAAGAACAAGCTGTTAGCTACCTACCTGGGCTTCCTCTTCTTCAGTAAAATCATTTTTGATATTGAATGTCTTTCGAATCTCCTCAGGAGTTTTGCCCTTGATCATATTAGCAACAGTCTTGCAGGTAACGTCAAGCAAACCTTTGATGTCTAAGTAGTTTGCTGCCTGTAAAgtaattgttgtttttattatatacTTGATGCTTTAAATCAAATCCAAAGTTAGTGACTAACAATGAACATCTAATTTAGCTTAAAATGCTAgtcaattttaagaaattaaagactTTGTTAAATCTTAAAGCCCAAAACAGGTCTATCTTGGAAGTATATACTTGAAAGTATATTCTGCTGTCATTAATCTTCTACATCCTTATGGATTCTGTCTACTTGTTTCACCAGAGACAGATGTTGAGATCTCAACTGAGATTACAATTATGATTGTGGACTTACATACTTATCCTTCTATTGGTTTTGTTTCACTTTCTAGAAATTCTGCTTTTAGGTAGAAAAACATTTAGGATTCCTATGTCCTCTCAATAATGAACAGATCCTTTATCATTATACAGTGAACCTCTTTAATCCTTTCATTCTTTGCCCTGAAATCTAATATAgtcactctagttttcttttggTTATTACTGTTAGCATATTTTTTCCACCCTTTACAAACTTAATTGTGTCTGTATATTCAAAGTGAGTTTTTCTGGTAAAAATAGCTAAGTCTTATTTTTCTATCCAATTACCTGTGGTGACCATTTACATCTTTTTATTCTGGTAAAAAGccatataatataaaacatactactTTAACCATACTTAACTGCACAGTTCAATGGCACTAACTACATTCACCCTGCTGTGCAGCTCTTACCATCTTCTATTTCCTGAATTTGtcactttcctaaactgaaactctgtcctcattaaacatttaattctccattctccctccccacagaccatttacatttaatgtggtTATTGATACATAGGTTTAAATATAGCACTGCacaaatttaaagttaaaattcagTATCAATGAATGTAACAAATAAAAAGTGCTAAAGGTTATGCCAAAAATATCCTATACTATGTATTAAAAACATACCAATATAAGCTCAAAGAGTGTCCCTTGGTCAACTTTCAGGAATTCTTGATCCCAAACAGGTATATCATCTGTTCGTTTTTCTTTGTTCTCATCATCCTCAGGAGGAGGAGGATCATCCTTGTGGTGGGTGCACCACTGAATGACCTACAACATAAAAAGTTTATTCCTATGTGGCATTTTATAACAAGGTACTTCCACTGCTGGGGCAAGTTCATTTCTACACAGGGACTAGCTATACTAACTTGAATAAAGTTAGTAGCCAAGCTTGACAATCACAACCCTAGAGAATGGAAGATCTTACATAACAGCGaaccagtaaggacctaacaaaagcagaagagattaagaaaaggtggcaagaacacacagaagaactgtacaaaaaaggtcttaattacccagataaccacggtggTGTGGTTAGagttagacatcctggagtctgaaagtcaagtgggtcttaggaaccattactatggacaaagctagtgggggtgatggaattctagctgagctatttcaaattctaaaagatgatgttgttaaagtgctgtactcaaccAGCAAATCTATAAAACTCAGCAATgcccacaggaccagaaaaggtcaattttcattccaatcccaaagaaaggcagtgccaaagaaatgttcaaactactgtacaattgcattcatttcacaggctagcaaggttatgttcaaaatccttcaggctaggcttcagcagtatgtgaactgagaacttccagaagtaCAAGTtgaattcagaaaaggcagaagaaccagaccAAACTGCCAACGTTCGCTggctcatggagaaagcaagagaattccagaaaaacatctactgctgcttcaataactacactaaagcctttgagtaTGTGGATtgtaacaaactggaaaattcttagagcgatgggaataccagatccccttacctgtctcttgagaaacctgtatgcgggtcaagaagcaacagttagaaccagatatggaacaactggttcaaaaaaggaaaaggagtagaaCAAGGCTGTAGATtgccaccatgcttatttaacttatttgcaaagtacatcatgcgaaatgtcagGCTAGGTGAATCACAatctggaataaagattgctgggagaaatatcaacaacctcagatatgcacatgataccactctaatgacagatagtctcttggtgagggtgaaagaggagagtgaaaaagctggcttgaaaccaataatcaaaaaactaagatcatggcatctggtcccatcacttcgtggcacatagaaggggaaaatgtggaagcagtgacagattttattttcttgggctccaaaatcattgcagccatgaaattaaaagatgcttgctccctggaagaaaagctatgacaaacccagacagtgtattaaaaaagagagacatcactttgccaacaaaactgctgcttttgaattgtgatgctggagaagactcttgagagaagatcaaaccagtcaaccctaaaggaaatcaaccctgaatattcattagctaaagaaaatcaatcctgaatactcattagaaggactgatactgaaagtgaagctccaatactgtggccacccgatgccaaagagctgactcactggaaaagaccctgatgctaggaaagattagaGAGGCAAAAGGAgtatggggtggcagaggatgagatggttagatagtatcactgactcaggaatttgagcaagctccaggagatagtaggcttccctgatggctcagtaaagaatctgtttgcagtgcaggagatctgggttcaattcctgggtcgggaaggtctctggagaagggaatggcaacccatttcagtattcttgcctggaaaattccatggacagaagagcctggcaggctacagttcacaaagttgtaaagagttggacatgactgagcaacaaactcTTTCTCTTTCCAAGAGACagtgtaggacagaggagcctggaggctccAAGAGGTTGCAATGAGTAGACACGACTTTGACTAAACAAAAAGcaatgtggtaaaaaaaaattcattgagaaCTCCTATAAAGTCTATAAAGACTATAAAATGCATTAGCctggaaaacattatgctaagtgaaataagccagacacaaagaatATTCTATGatcccatttttaaaagatacccagtacagtcaaattcatagacagaACAGTGATTATAAGATACTTTTTACCTACACTAGGGACATTAAAAAGACTGGCAACAGCCAATCACAGTGAAAAATATGCAGTATAGCTGCATCTCATGCCAAGCTCAAGAGAACACGTAAAATCCAACTGTGTATGGTTAATGGCTCTGAAAAAAGAAGGGGCCAATTGGAACCaactattcccatctctaagcCTAGCCAGTTTTCCCCCTAGTGTGGAAACTGGATGCCATTTCTTCAGAAGAGCATTCAATTACACAGTAGGCTCTATTAAGAAGCCACGCTCCCTGAAACACTAATATGTAGATGGCTGTTTATGCACAGGATAAGGTGATCAACtgagaaaaaacaaaccaaaaaaaagcaCATATCATGTTCTCAAACTCCTTTTGAGGCACACCCACTCAGTAGACACGCAatcaaaaatgttttccttttgctaACCTTATACTATCATATGTCAATAATTCAAATCTgctaatgaaaaagacatcttaaaTATTCACAGGGTTTGGTTAACAAAACAAATACCTTAGTCATAATCTTACTATAGCTTTTTTTAAGGACACTATATTTATATCTCTATAAAAAGATCACCAACATATTGCTAATTAAGAAaaggatacatatatatttatgtgtagtTTGCTCCCTTACCTTTTTTAATATTGCTGCATTAACATTCGGCAAGGGGACTGGATCATCATCTCCTTCATCATCCATTCCCAAATCTAAGAAAACAAGAGGGGAGTTGCCATTATTATCTAACTCCATTATAACAATCAGGCTGTTTCAAACAAGTAATTTGTAAGACAAGTTTATCTGAAAGACTCAAAAAAGTATTTTACTCATTAAAACAAGTTCACCCAAAACTATATAAAAACATGTGAGTTAACAAATACAGGAGTATTATATAAACAGAGTTCTTAATTAGGAAAAGTGATTTAATAAGTGGGATAAGTGGCAACcacttgggaaaaaataaaagccagactCCTACCCTTACTCTTGATACCAAACTCTCTAGATGGACatcatttaggaaaataaaacaatgtgaattattgttttatttcccaGAATCGTCTGTTAAAATCTGAAGCCCAAATATgtacattcacacacatacacacaacagatTATGCAGCCACTAATAAAAACAATGCAGGCAGCTCCACACTTACTGGTATGATTCAATATTAAAGTAATACACAGGTTTCTCTAACAAAAAAGTCTTTCATGGTTTCTGTaaggcaaaaattttaaaaagatagggTTTTTCTGGAATGACTCAGGAAGTGAATGATTTTCCCAAATTATGTTATTCCTATTCCCAAGCTTTAAAGCATTCTGTTGTGGCATCTTATATCAGAATTATCTCAGT includes:
- the SKP1 gene encoding S-phase kinase-associated protein 1, with the translated sequence MPSIKLQSSDGEIFEVDVEIAKQSVTIKTMLEDLGMDDEGDDDPVPLPNVNAAILKKVIQWCTHHKDDPPPPEDDENKEKRTDDIPVWDQEFLKVDQGTLFELILAANYLDIKGLLDVTCKTVANMIKGKTPEEIRKTFNIKNDFTEEEEAQVRKENQWCEEK